One Gossypium hirsutum isolate 1008001.06 chromosome A11, Gossypium_hirsutum_v2.1, whole genome shotgun sequence genomic window carries:
- the LOC107892691 gene encoding uncharacterized protein — protein MEPTNQKFLERVVSQKALQMGSSFPCQICVVGFLCGVCLTSFFLAVLTSVGTFGFTGISFSSLSMGNSPLNSSSEIINVITSSDYQSKVKETARWVDSKGREPESDDDARVSLLTEAWGALLADREPEESEFSKRFGLNKSSLPNTPHLENCKLSAQVNKHLDARSGAGGFPPWTTWKGSLNMYPATETDKNLRSFKDQPVSDGAYPPWIVGSDEENYPLTRKVQRDIWIHQHPVNCHDPNIKFLVADWEKLPGFGIGAQFAGMAGLLAIAINEKRVLVTGYFNRADHDGCKASRGSWSCYFFLETSQECRDRAFELITNKEAWEKGTIKGKDSYKSKEIWTAKVPREWGDPWSYLQPTTDINGSLIAVHHKMDRRWWRAQAVRYLMRFQTEYTCGLLNVARHAAFGKEAAKMVLASLDKDWPKVITNQPKSEIEEFVWSNHRPWVPRPLLSMHVRMGDKACEMKVVEFEEYMELAHRIQMRFPHLKNVWLSTEMQEVIDKTRSYPHWNFYYTNVTRQVGNVSMATYEASLGRKTSTNYPLVNFLMAVESDFFIGALGSTWCFLIDGMRNTGGKVMAGYLSVNKDRFW, from the exons atggagccAACAAACCAGAAGTTTTTGGAAAGAGTTGTTTCACAGAAAGCTCTGCAAATGGGAAGTTCATTCCCATGCCAAATTTGTGTGGTGGGTTTTCTCTGTGGAGTTTGCCTCACTTCTTTTTTCTTGGCTGTTCTTACTTCTGTTGGTACCTTTGGCTTTACTGGGATTTCATTTTCATCCTTATCAATGGGGAATTCTCCATTGAATTCAAGTTCTGAGATTATCA ATGTTATTACGAGTTCGGACTACCAATCTAAAGTAAAAGAAACCGCGAGATGGGTGGATTCGAAGGGAAGGGAACCGGAGAGCGATGATGATGCGAGGGTTTCTTTATTGACTGAAGCATGGGGTGCTTTACTAGCTGACAGGGAACCTGAAGAAAGCGAGTTTTCGAAAAGATTTGGACTCAATAAATCAAGTTTACCGAATACTCCTCATTTGGAGAACTGTAAATTAAGTGCACAAGTGAATAAGCATCTCGACGCCCGTTCAGGAGCCGGGGGATTTCCTCCATGGACAACTTGGAAGGGTTCATTGAACATGTATCCTGCAACTGAAACTGATAAGAATTTAAGAAGCTTTAAGGATCAACCTGTATCTGATGGTGCTTATCCTCCATGG ATTGTGGGATCAGATGAAGAAAACTATCCTCTTACCAGGAAAGTGCAACGTGACATTTGGATACATCAGCATCCGGTAAACTGCCATGATCCTAACATAAAATTTCTTGTGGCTGACTGGGAAAAATTACCTGGATTTGGCATCGGGGCTCAGTTTGCCGGTATGGCCGGGCTTCTTGCTATTGCAATTAATGAGAAAAGGGTGCTTGTTACTGGATACTTCAATCGTGCTGACCATGATGGTTGTAAAG CATCGCGTGGTAGTTGGTCTTGCTACTTCTTCCTAGAGACATCCCAGGAATGCCGAGACCGTGCATTTGAGCTTATTACCAACAAGGAGGCATGGGAAAAGGGAACTATAAAAGGAAAAGATAGTTATAAATCAAAGGAAATATGGACAGCGAAGGTTCCGAG GGAATGGGGTGATCCTTGGAGTTATTTGCAGCCTACAACAGATATAAATGGAAGTTTAATTGCTGTTCACCATAAAATGGATCGAAGGTGGTGGAGAGCACAG GCTGTTCGATATCTAATGCGATTTCAAACAGAGTACACTTGTGGTTTATTGAATGTTGCTCGCCATGCTGCATTTGGGAAAGAAGCTGCAAAAATGGTTCTTGCAAGTCTTGACAAAGATTGGCCAAAG GTGATCACAAACCAGCCAAAGTCAGAAATTGAAGAATTTGTGTGGTCAAATCATAGACCTTGGGTTCCTCGGCCGTTGCTGAGTATGCATGTAAGGATGGGAGACAAAGCATGTGAAATGAAAGTGGTCGAATTTGAAGAATATATGGAACTTGCTCACCGTATTCAGATGCGTTTTCCACATCTCAAGAACGTTTGGCTCTCCACCGAAATGCAG GAAGTGATTGATAAAACGAGATCATACCCTCATTGGAACTTCTATTACACGAACGTGACACGCCAAGTCGGGAATGTATCGATGGCTACATACGAGGCAAGCCTTGGAAGGAAAACCAGCACGAATTACCCTCTTGTTAATTTCTTGATGGCAGTTGAATCGGACTTTTTTATCGGGGCATTGGGATCGACATGGTGCTTTCTTATAGATGGCATGAGGAACACTGGTGGAAAAGTAATGGCAGGGTATTTAAGCGTCAACAAGGATAGGTTCTGGTAG
- the LOC107892701 gene encoding ankyrin repeat domain-containing protein 13B codes for MEDPSKYAHSPAHLAVARRDHAALRRIISTLPRLANAGEVNTEAESLEAEERADAISAVIDRRDVPGRETPLHLAVRLRDPISVEILIMAGADRNLRNEQGWSALEEAVWTREEAIAMIIARHSELLAWARWCRRLPRFIASLARIRDFYMEISFHFESSVIPFIARIAPSDTYCIWKRGSNFRADTTLAGFDGFHIKRSHKTVLFLGEGYSSEDDNLSLPAGSLIVIYHKKKEVINALEGAGEQATESDVAHEVRKMSKTNMCRPRIDVAQAELAPQLNWRRQERSEMVGNWKAKIYDMLHVTFSMKSRGVPGAMTDEERMANSGENNEYDDVLTAEERMQLNSELRKGNSDGFCDDDDDDEHGFVDCQENGSFDCQENGSAGAYESIESNGVAKEKKRWFGRNKKGSKNSDNPDDSKIGKFSKSAPGVRNQKQVDNRRSSSEFAKEDTIDGKKRKDKSSKKKKKGGNSDDKHGNEIKKGVRPVLWLTPDFPLKTEELLPLFDILAKKVKPIRRLREILTTKLPPGTFPVKVAIPIVSTIRVLVTFTRFEELQPIEEFSTPPSSPVHFQDAKSKESEGSTSWTSWMRGSRGGQSRDSDGHDGVDPFHIPTNYTWIDANEKKRRMLAKKAEKARRQQQQPKVGMEARSR; via the exons ATGGAGGATCCTTCCAAGTATGCCCATAGTCCTGCTCATTTAGCTGTTGCTCGCCGTGACCATGCGGCGCTTAGGCGTATTATCTCGACACTCCCTCGGCTTGCTAATGCTGGTGAGGTTAATACTGAAGCTGAATCTCTTGAGGCTGAGGAACGGGCTGATGCTATCTCGGCTGTCATAGATCGTCGTGATGTCCCAGGTAGGGAGACTCCGCTGCATTTAGCAGTGCGATTGAGAGATCCAATATCAGTGGAAATTTTGATAATGGCTGGAGCAGATCGGAATCTTCGGAATGAGCAGGGTTGGAGTGCTTTGGAAGAAGCGGTTTGGACAAGGGAAGAGGCTATTGCCATGATCATTGCTCGACACTCAGAACTGCTTGCCTGGGCAAGATGGTGTCGCAGACTTCCCAGGTTTATTGCCTCATTAGCTCGAATCCGTGATTTTTACATGGAGATATCTTTTCATTTTGAAAGTTCAGTCATTCCGTTTATTGCGCGCATTGCACCATCAGACACTTACTGCATTTGGAAGCGGGGTTCAAATTTCCGTGCTGATACGACACTTGCTGGATTTGATGGGTTCCACATTAAACGATCACACAAAACAGTTCTCTTTCTAGGGGAAGGCTACTCTTCTGAGGATGATAACCTTTCTCTTCCTGCAGGCTCTTTGATTGTTATTTATCATAAGAAAAAAGAAGTTATAAATGCCTTGGAGGGGGCTGGTGAGCAAGCAACTGAATCAGACGTCGCTCATGAAGTGCGAAAGATGTCTAAAACTAATATGTGTAGGCCTCGTATTGATGTTGCTCAGGCTGAGCTTGCTCCTCAACTGAATTGGAGGCGACAAGAGAGAAGTGAGATGGTTGGAAACTGGAAGGCTAAAATTTATGATATGCTTCATGTGACATTCAGTATGAAGTCAAGGGGAGTTCCTGGTGCAATGACTGATGAAGAGAGGATGGCAAATAGCGGTGAAAATAATGAGTATGATGATGTATTGACAGCTGAGGAAAGGATGCAGTTGAATTCGGAGCTTCGTAAGGGAAATTCAGATGGCTtttgtgatgatgatgatgatgatgagcaTGGATTTGTTGACTGTCAAGAAAATGGTTCTTTTGACTGTCAAGAAAATGGTTCAGCTGGTGCCTATGAAAGTATTGAATCAAATGGTGTTGCTAAGGAGAAGAAGAGATGGTTTGGCAGGAATAAGAAAGGCTCAAAGAACAGTGATAATCCTGATGATTCAAAGATTGGAAAGTTCTCAAAATCGGCTCCAGGAGTTCGCAATCAGAAACAAGTTGATAATCGTAGATCATCGTCTGAATTTGCGAAGGAAGATACTATTGATGGCAAGAAGCGTAAAGATAAAAGcagcaagaagaagaagaaagggggCAATAGTGATGATAAACATGGAAATGAGATTAAGAAGGGTGTGAGACCTGTTTTATGGCTAACACCAGATTTCCCTTTAAAGACAGAGGAACTCCTGCCTTTATTTGACATATTAGCCAAGAAAGTCAAGCCTATAAGGAGATTAAGGGAGATTTTGACAACTAAACTGCCACCGGGCACATTTCCAGTCAAG GTTGCCATCCCTATTGTGTCAACTATTCGAGTCCTTGTGACTTTCACTAGATTTGAGGAGCTTCAGCCGATAGAGGAGTTTTCAACACCTCCTTCCAGCCCGGTTCATTTCCAAGATGCCAAGTCAAAAGAATCAGAGGGTTCAACATCATGGACTTCATGGATGAGAGGGAGTCGTGGTGGCCAGTCAAGAGATAGTGATGGTCATGACGGGGTTGATCCTTTCCACATACCAACGAACTATACCTGGATAGATGCTAACGAGAAAAAACGCCGCATGTTAGCCAAGAAAGCGGAAAAGGCACGCAGGCAGCAACAGCAGCCAAAGGTGGGGATGGAGGCCCGCAGCAGGTGA